From the Verrucomicrobiia bacterium genome, one window contains:
- the ilvD gene encoding dihydroxy-acid dehydratase, translated as MKTRKSTGPAGKPMSPRHYSSQVLDGPERAPSRAMLYPVGFQSEDFSKPVIGVASAWSMVTPCNMHLDQLARESEEGANAAGGKAIIFGTITISDGISMGTEGMKYSLVSREVIADSIETVVGCQGMDGLVAIGGCDKNMPGALMAIARLNRPAVFVYGGTTLPGCITGDKTKLDIVSVFESVGAHAKQRITDKQLHAVESCAVPGPGSCGGMYTANTMASAIEALGMSLPNSSAQNATSAAKKEDCRRAGATVLQMLQQGLRPLDIMTRRAFENAITVVIALGGSTNAVLHLLAMAHAANVKLSLDDFTRIGKRVPVLADLKPSGRHLMSELVAIGGIRPLMKTLLDAGLLHGECLTVTGQTMAETLAAVRPYPAGQKIIAPITEPLKKESHLVILYGNLAPEGAVAKLTGHEGLRFSGKARVFNSEEEAMAKILAGAIRKGDVVVIRYEGPRGGPGMREMLAPTSAIMGEGLGRDVALITDGRFSGGSHGFVVGHITPEAYVGGPLALVKNGDVITIDAQDGSINLEVDAAELKQRRAAWKAPRPRYERGVLAKYAATVTSASLGAVTDLNLKKVD; from the coding sequence ATGAAAACACGAAAATCGACCGGACCCGCTGGCAAGCCGATGTCGCCCCGGCATTACTCGTCACAAGTGCTGGATGGCCCCGAGCGCGCGCCAAGCCGCGCAATGCTTTATCCCGTCGGCTTTCAGTCCGAAGATTTTTCGAAGCCCGTAATCGGCGTCGCGTCCGCGTGGAGCATGGTCACCCCCTGCAACATGCATCTCGATCAGCTTGCCCGCGAAAGCGAGGAGGGCGCCAACGCGGCAGGCGGCAAGGCGATCATTTTCGGAACAATCACGATTTCTGACGGCATCTCGATGGGAACCGAAGGAATGAAGTATTCTCTTGTCTCGCGCGAGGTGATTGCGGATTCCATTGAAACGGTCGTCGGCTGCCAGGGGATGGACGGATTGGTCGCGATTGGAGGATGCGATAAAAACATGCCGGGAGCGCTGATGGCGATCGCGAGGTTAAATCGCCCTGCCGTGTTCGTTTACGGCGGAACCACGCTGCCGGGATGCATCACGGGAGACAAGACCAAGCTCGATATTGTTTCCGTGTTCGAATCCGTCGGAGCCCACGCAAAGCAACGGATCACAGACAAGCAATTGCACGCAGTGGAGTCCTGCGCGGTTCCTGGGCCTGGATCGTGCGGCGGCATGTACACCGCCAACACGATGGCGAGCGCGATCGAGGCGCTCGGAATGAGTTTGCCGAACAGTTCAGCTCAGAACGCGACTTCCGCCGCGAAGAAGGAGGATTGCCGGCGCGCGGGTGCGACTGTTCTTCAAATGTTGCAGCAGGGATTGCGTCCGCTCGACATCATGACACGCCGCGCGTTTGAGAACGCGATCACCGTGGTCATTGCCCTGGGTGGTTCCACCAACGCCGTGCTGCACCTGCTCGCCATGGCACACGCGGCAAACGTGAAACTTTCACTGGACGATTTCACGCGCATTGGCAAGAGAGTCCCCGTGCTCGCCGATTTGAAACCGAGCGGGAGGCACCTGATGTCGGAGTTGGTTGCCATCGGCGGGATTCGGCCGCTCATGAAAACCTTGCTCGACGCAGGTTTGCTGCATGGCGAATGCCTCACCGTGACAGGCCAGACAATGGCTGAAACGCTGGCGGCCGTGCGCCCGTATCCTGCCGGGCAGAAGATCATCGCGCCGATAACAGAGCCCCTGAAGAAGGAAAGCCACCTTGTGATTCTTTACGGAAACCTCGCGCCGGAAGGTGCGGTGGCGAAGCTGACGGGACATGAAGGACTGCGATTCAGCGGCAAGGCCCGTGTGTTTAATTCGGAGGAGGAAGCCATGGCAAAGATTCTTGCGGGCGCGATCCGTAAGGGAGATGTCGTTGTGATTCGTTACGAAGGACCTCGCGGCGGACCGGGCATGCGGGAGATGCTTGCACCGACTTCCGCCATCATGGGTGAAGGGTTGGGGAGAGATGTGGCGCTCATCACGGACGGCCGTTTCTCGGGCGGCAGCCATGGTTTTGTTGTCGGGCACATCACTCCCGAAGCCTACGTGGGTGGACCTCTTGCGCTCGTGAAGAATGGCGACGTCATTACGATTGATGCTCAAGACGGATCAATCAATCTGGAGGTTGATGCTGCCGAACTGAAGCAGCGTCGGGCCGCGTGGAAAGCGCCGCGTCCGCGTTATGAGCGAGGTGTGCTGGCGAAATATGCCGCCACCGTGACCTCCGCCTCGCTTGGCGCCGTCACGGACTTGAACCTGAAAAAAGTGGATTGA
- the moaA gene encoding GTP 3',8-cyclase MoaA, producing MTDAPVLIDSHGRVLRDLRVSITDRCNFRCLYCLPETEAAQNFYRGRWANMPNSAPITQQWVPRTSLLSFEEIERLVRIAVNRGVRKVRLTGGEPLLRHDVELLVSRIARIEGIEDLAMTTNGFLFQQKARALRDAGLHRISFSLDSLDAENFRKMTGRDGLQQVLDGIQLAQDLGFTPVKVNAVVIRGINDHELPALANFARERDISMRFIEFMPLDSARAWLRDMVVTGREILERVQSAFALHPVPSSNPASTSRVWKFADGRGEIGIIAPVSEPFCGHCNRIRLTADGKIRTCLFSVTEHDLRGKLRGGATDAEISTALTEIVWQKEARHRIGEPDFVPASRSMSCIGG from the coding sequence ATGACCGACGCGCCGGTCCTCATCGATTCGCATGGCCGCGTCCTGCGCGACCTGCGGGTGAGCATTACCGACCGGTGTAACTTCCGCTGTCTTTATTGCCTGCCCGAAACGGAGGCGGCGCAGAATTTTTATCGCGGGCGCTGGGCCAACATGCCGAACTCCGCGCCCATCACGCAACAATGGGTCCCCCGCACAAGCCTCCTCAGCTTTGAGGAAATCGAACGGCTGGTGCGCATCGCCGTGAACCGCGGTGTTCGCAAGGTTCGCTTGACCGGGGGCGAACCTCTTCTGCGGCACGACGTGGAACTTCTCGTCTCCCGCATCGCACGCATCGAGGGCATTGAAGATCTCGCAATGACCACGAACGGTTTTCTGTTCCAGCAAAAGGCGCGCGCGCTCCGCGATGCCGGATTGCATCGGATCAGCTTCAGCCTCGATTCCCTCGACGCGGAAAATTTCCGGAAGATGACAGGGCGCGATGGCTTGCAACAGGTACTTGATGGAATTCAACTGGCGCAGGACCTCGGTTTCACACCCGTCAAAGTCAACGCCGTCGTCATCCGGGGAATCAACGATCACGAATTGCCGGCGCTTGCGAACTTTGCGCGCGAGCGGGACATCAGCATGCGCTTCATCGAATTCATGCCGCTTGATTCCGCGCGCGCCTGGCTGCGTGACATGGTGGTGACGGGGCGCGAGATTCTGGAACGCGTTCAGTCCGCCTTTGCGCTGCATCCGGTTCCATCGAGCAACCCGGCTTCCACTTCGCGCGTCTGGAAGTTCGCTGATGGCCGGGGAGAAATTGGAATCATCGCTCCTGTCAGTGAACCGTTCTGCGGTCATTGCAACCGCATTCGGCTCACCGCCGACGGCAAAATCCGCACGTGCCTCTTCAGCGTGACGGAACACGACTTGCGCGGAAAATTGCGCGGCGGCGCGACGGATGCCGAAATCAGCACTGCGTTAACCGAGATCGTCTGGCAGAAGGAAGCGCGGCATCGGATTGGCGAGCCCGACTTTGTGCCCGCATCACGCTCGATGAGTTGCATCGGCGGATAA
- a CDS encoding LON peptidase substrate-binding domain-containing protein has product MKLPRETAVMTLPNVTLFPQSLLPLYIFEPRYRQMLADALNTSRLFAVAMQKPNHSREVPLPVAGLGLVRVAVGHKDGTSHLILQGVARVELQQAVKYKPFRIHKIKPLQTPPCDSVATDALLEKVRELLHERIRLGLPFTFPVMPSIDAAETSPALSAKEILGYLVSINEPEQAVDLVSCAVLPSATERQRILETIDVESRLRVLIQFLLAEIKKRQKK; this is encoded by the coding sequence ATGAAGTTACCCCGCGAAACAGCTGTCATGACTCTGCCGAACGTAACGCTGTTTCCGCAGTCGCTGCTTCCGTTGTACATCTTCGAACCCCGTTATCGCCAGATGCTTGCCGACGCGCTGAACACCAGCCGCCTGTTTGCTGTCGCAATGCAAAAGCCGAATCACTCGCGTGAAGTTCCGCTGCCGGTCGCGGGGCTCGGGCTCGTGCGGGTAGCCGTCGGGCACAAGGATGGGACATCGCACCTGATTCTGCAGGGCGTGGCGCGGGTGGAATTGCAACAGGCGGTGAAATACAAGCCGTTCCGCATTCACAAAATCAAACCGCTGCAAACACCCCCATGCGACAGCGTCGCAACGGATGCCCTGCTTGAGAAGGTTCGAGAATTATTGCACGAGCGAATCAGGCTGGGTCTGCCATTTACTTTTCCCGTCATGCCATCGATCGATGCCGCGGAAACTTCTCCCGCGCTGTCCGCAAAGGAAATCCTGGGTTACCTGGTTTCAATCAACGAGCCGGAACAAGCCGTTGACCTGGTCTCGTGCGCTGTCCTGCCAAGCGCAACCGAACGGCAGCGGATTCTGGAAACCATAGACGTGGAATCGCGACTGCGCGTTTTGATACAGTTTCTGCTGGCCGAGATCAAAAAGCGTCAGAAGAAGTAG
- a CDS encoding tetratricopeptide repeat protein yields MSAMQPLEAPDIHHLSAAVGWAELGNLEEAEKDLNRVSAVRQCHPDVLEVRWTILARQQRWDPALEIARSLLKMAPSRASGWLHMAYALRRASNGGLEMAWEALLPACNRFPKEATIPYNLACYACQMNLLDDARAYLHRAFIIGDLEQIREMALADPDLQPLWDEIRTWK; encoded by the coding sequence ATGAGTGCCATGCAGCCGCTGGAAGCGCCCGACATACACCACCTGTCCGCCGCCGTCGGATGGGCGGAACTGGGCAACCTTGAGGAAGCCGAGAAGGATCTGAATCGCGTCTCGGCTGTCCGCCAGTGTCATCCCGACGTCCTGGAGGTGCGATGGACAATTCTTGCGCGCCAGCAACGATGGGATCCCGCCCTGGAAATCGCGCGTTCGCTGCTCAAGATGGCTCCAAGCCGGGCGTCAGGCTGGCTGCACATGGCGTACGCGTTGCGCCGCGCGAGCAATGGCGGATTGGAAATGGCCTGGGAAGCCTTGTTGCCGGCCTGCAACCGCTTTCCCAAGGAGGCCACAATTCCCTACAACCTCGCCTGTTACGCCTGCCAGATGAACCTGCTCGACGATGCGCGAGCTTACTTGCATCGTGCCTTCATCATCGGAGACCTGGAACAAATTCGGGAGATGGCGTTAGCCGATCCGGACCTGCAGCCGCTGTGGGACGAAATCCGAACCTGGAAATAA
- a CDS encoding YihY/virulence factor BrkB family protein, which produces MAAMLKNTWGLFKTAGANWLEDKAPRLGAAVSYYTIFAIPPLFVIVLFLVSLVVDQSKVQTLLFSEIGGLIGDKSSEALQGAMAAQSQHNKGLIASVIAIGTLVVTATGLFIELQDALNTIWGVKEKPGQGIMGFVKNRLLSFTMVIGIGFLLLVSLVVSTALSALNKYVSALVPGLDVLWTITNVVVSFAVITLLFAMIFKVLPDVKIRWRDVWVGAVTTAALFTIGKFALGMYIGKSSAVSAYGAAGSLVLVLLWVYYSAQILFFGAEVTEVYANRYGSHLEPASNAQWIHSEAQQKSKPAPSGKPRRSRRAELDGVPTADRRQRLMSDLRNEVESLRDLVER; this is translated from the coding sequence ATGGCAGCAATGTTGAAGAACACCTGGGGCCTGTTCAAAACCGCAGGGGCGAACTGGCTGGAGGATAAAGCGCCACGCCTTGGCGCCGCGGTTTCCTATTATACCATTTTCGCAATCCCGCCGCTGTTCGTCATTGTCCTTTTTCTCGTCAGCCTCGTCGTGGATCAATCCAAAGTTCAAACGCTGCTCTTTTCGGAAATTGGCGGGTTGATTGGCGATAAAAGCTCGGAAGCCCTGCAGGGCGCCATGGCCGCGCAATCGCAGCACAACAAGGGTCTGATCGCGAGCGTCATCGCCATTGGAACGCTCGTTGTCACCGCCACGGGGTTGTTCATCGAACTCCAGGACGCCTTGAACACCATATGGGGCGTAAAGGAAAAACCGGGGCAGGGCATCATGGGCTTCGTCAAGAACCGCCTGCTGTCGTTTACGATGGTTATCGGCATCGGGTTTCTCCTGCTGGTGTCGCTGGTTGTCAGCACCGCGCTGAGCGCGCTGAACAAATACGTCAGCGCACTCGTTCCCGGTCTGGATGTTCTCTGGACCATCACCAACGTGGTGGTTTCGTTTGCCGTCATCACGCTGCTCTTCGCGATGATTTTCAAGGTGCTGCCTGATGTGAAGATCCGATGGCGTGACGTTTGGGTGGGTGCGGTGACCACAGCCGCATTGTTCACGATCGGAAAGTTCGCGCTTGGAATGTACATCGGAAAGAGCTCTGCGGTATCGGCCTACGGCGCCGCGGGATCGCTCGTGCTGGTCCTGTTGTGGGTTTATTACTCGGCGCAAATCCTTTTCTTCGGAGCGGAGGTGACCGAAGTGTATGCGAACCGATACGGCAGCCACCTTGAGCCCGCCAGCAATGCGCAATGGATTCATTCCGAAGCCCAACAGAAATCCAAGCCCGCGCCCTCCGGAAAACCCCGGCGTTCTCGTCGCGCGGAACTGGACGGAGTCCCCACTGCAGACCGCCGTCAGCGGTTGATGTCGGACCTGCGCAACGAAGTGGAATCGCTGCGCGACCTTGTGGAACGTTAA
- a CDS encoding RsmD family RNA methyltransferase gives MRITGGKAARTILKVPKGLDVRPTPDLVKQAIFNSLGERVAGARVLELFAGTGALSLETLSRGAVSVLCVEKSARHADVLRQNAVAAGFEGSNVEVRVQDVFPVINHLAESSRQFDLILADPPYGEKNVGRRSTSFAQKLLDHPLLPRLLAPGGLFVLGHTKRDTLSFPEVWQERKTLKHGDTMMRFLFVELD, from the coding sequence ATGCGCATTACAGGCGGAAAAGCAGCCCGCACCATTTTAAAGGTTCCCAAGGGGCTCGACGTTCGCCCGACGCCCGACCTCGTCAAGCAGGCCATTTTCAACAGCCTCGGGGAACGTGTTGCGGGAGCTCGCGTGCTGGAACTTTTTGCAGGGACGGGAGCGCTCAGCCTCGAAACGCTGAGCCGTGGCGCGGTTTCAGTTCTCTGCGTGGAAAAATCGGCGCGGCACGCGGATGTGTTGCGCCAGAACGCGGTGGCTGCCGGTTTCGAGGGAAGCAATGTCGAGGTGCGCGTGCAGGATGTCTTCCCCGTGATCAACCACCTGGCGGAAAGCAGCCGGCAGTTTGATCTCATCCTCGCTGATCCGCCCTATGGGGAAAAGAACGTTGGGCGCCGCTCGACTTCGTTTGCGCAAAAACTCCTCGATCATCCGCTGCTGCCGCGGCTTCTGGCGCCGGGCGGATTGTTTGTGCTGGGGCACACCAAGCGCGACACGCTGAGCTTTCCCGAAGTATGGCAGGAACGCAAAACGCTGAAGCACGGCGACACCATGATGCGATTCCTGTTCGTCGAATTGGATTGA
- a CDS encoding bifunctional 4-hydroxy-2-oxoglutarate aldolase/2-dehydro-3-deoxy-phosphogluconate aldolase gives MPTKAEIISRLKNPGIIAVVRAQKAEQVLPLSEALLAGGVIAIEITMTTPNAIEAIREASRKLGDRALIGVGTVLDGDTCRAAIDAGAQFVVSPIGRRELVPIAAAAGKPIMLGAYTPTEAQLAHEAGSDFIKIFPADTFGPNYIKALKAPLPHLNIVPTGGVDAGNVADWFKAGVAAVGAGSSLVSAKILSDAAWPELTRRAEEFVKAAMQGRTKTA, from the coding sequence ATGCCAACAAAAGCCGAGATCATCTCACGCCTCAAGAACCCTGGAATCATCGCAGTCGTTCGCGCCCAGAAAGCCGAGCAGGTCCTGCCGCTTTCCGAAGCGCTGCTGGCGGGCGGAGTCATTGCCATTGAAATTACGATGACGACGCCGAACGCGATCGAGGCAATCCGGGAGGCGAGCCGCAAGCTGGGCGATCGCGCGCTGATTGGCGTGGGAACCGTGCTGGATGGCGACACCTGCCGCGCCGCGATTGATGCGGGCGCGCAGTTTGTGGTTAGCCCGATTGGCCGGCGCGAACTCGTTCCCATTGCTGCGGCCGCGGGAAAACCGATCATGCTGGGCGCCTACACGCCAACTGAAGCGCAGCTTGCGCATGAGGCGGGCTCGGATTTCATCAAGATTTTTCCAGCCGACACCTTTGGACCCAATTACATTAAGGCCCTCAAAGCTCCCCTGCCCCATTTGAACATCGTCCCGACTGGCGGCGTGGATGCGGGGAACGTTGCCGATTGGTTCAAGGCGGGCGTGGCTGCTGTGGGCGCGGGCTCGTCGCTCGTTTCGGCGAAGATTCTTTCTGACGCCGCATGGCCGGAGCTCACGCGCCGCGCTGAGGAATTTGTGAAGGCGGCGATGCAGGGCCGGACGAAAACGGCTTGA
- the purM gene encoding phosphoribosylformylglycinamidine cyclo-ligase, whose amino-acid sequence MKQKAYARAGVDIDLGNKVKATLPQLLAATHRREVMGKVGGFGGLFALDVRKYRQPILVSSVDGVGTKLKLAFAMDRHDTIGADLVNHCVNDIAVLGAEPLFFLDYLGTGKLEPHVFTDIIKGFARACSENKCALIGGETAQMPGFYQPGEYDVSGTIVGVVEKSRMLNGQKTVRRGDVVIGIASSGLHTNGYSLARKILFEDLGLKTSSRVPGLKKRLGDELLKVHVSYGPLVQALLKKFNSTRNSHLPIKAFAHITGGGFVDNIPRVLPSQCDVVIRKGSWDMLPIFKFLAERGGVPDDELYQVFNMGIGMVAVVAAAKAEHVLQFIRASRHEAWRIGEVVKGSGKARVE is encoded by the coding sequence ATGAAACAGAAAGCTTACGCCCGCGCCGGCGTGGACATCGATCTCGGCAATAAAGTCAAAGCCACCCTGCCTCAGTTGCTGGCTGCGACCCATCGTCGGGAGGTCATGGGCAAGGTGGGCGGGTTCGGCGGCCTGTTCGCTCTTGATGTTCGCAAATACCGCCAGCCGATTCTTGTTTCGTCCGTGGATGGCGTTGGGACGAAGCTCAAGCTGGCATTCGCCATGGACCGCCACGACACCATCGGCGCCGATCTCGTCAATCATTGCGTGAATGACATCGCAGTTCTCGGTGCCGAGCCATTGTTCTTTCTCGATTACCTCGGAACCGGAAAACTCGAACCGCACGTGTTCACGGATATCATCAAGGGCTTTGCGCGTGCCTGTTCCGAAAACAAGTGTGCGCTGATTGGCGGCGAAACCGCGCAGATGCCGGGCTTCTACCAACCTGGCGAGTATGACGTGAGCGGCACCATTGTTGGCGTGGTGGAGAAGTCCCGGATGTTGAACGGCCAGAAAACTGTGCGGCGCGGGGACGTTGTCATCGGCATTGCGTCGAGCGGATTGCACACGAACGGTTATTCGCTGGCCCGCAAGATCCTGTTCGAAGATCTGGGATTGAAAACCAGCAGCCGCGTGCCTGGATTGAAGAAGAGGCTCGGGGATGAACTGCTGAAGGTTCATGTCAGCTATGGCCCCCTGGTGCAGGCGCTTCTGAAGAAATTCAATTCAACGAGGAACTCGCATCTTCCCATCAAGGCATTCGCGCACATTACAGGCGGCGGGTTTGTGGACAATATTCCACGCGTGCTGCCGTCCCAATGCGATGTCGTCATTCGCAAGGGAAGCTGGGACATGCTGCCGATTTTTAAGTTCCTGGCGGAACGCGGCGGGGTGCCTGATGACGAATTGTATCAGGTTTTCAATATGGGAATTGGAATGGTTGCTGTCGTTGCCGCAGCGAAGGCCGAACACGTCTTGCAGTTCATTCGCGCAAGCCGCCACGAAGCCTGGCGCATCGGCGAAGTCGTCAAAGGCAGCGGCAAGGCGCGGGTCGAGTAA
- a CDS encoding proline--tRNA ligase, with the protein MKWTKTFIPTLKETPAEAEIVSHKLLLRAGLIRKLTGGLYTFLPLGLRALRKVEQIVRQEMNRAGAIEVLMPALQPPEIWQQTGRYETAADVLYKVRDRAKKEWVLSPTAEEVITTLAASELNSYRQMPVNFYQISIKFRDEIRPRFGLMRAKEFIMKDAYSFDVSDDAAMGSYRRMYDAYARIFKRCGLKSFPVEADTGVIGGNYSHEFMVPADTGENDVVFCEGCGYAANVEKASSGVPPTAAREIGAAIEKFPTPGVVTIEALSKAPYSVAANRQIKTLVYIADSKPVLVLIRGDDQLNEAKLAGVLGTTIFRPAEAEEIFAALGAHPGSLGAIAVSKHSVFADERLRGANEMTTGANEDGFHYRNVSMERDIAVTRWADLRTVKAGEPCAKCGKPLKVQRAIEVGHVFKLGTQYSEALNAQFLAEDGQRHPCVMGCYGIGITRTLQAVIEQSNDKDGIVWPMSVAPYTVCITPLSVAPDGPVMQLAEKIYAELAARGVDVLLDDRDERPGFKFKDADLVGFPIRIAIGEKSLAKGEIEIKPRSGAVTSIKPEQAVDHVLALMNSAPNA; encoded by the coding sequence ATGAAGTGGACGAAGACATTCATTCCGACTCTCAAGGAAACGCCCGCCGAGGCGGAGATCGTTTCCCACAAGCTGCTGCTGCGCGCGGGATTGATCCGCAAACTGACCGGCGGACTGTACACTTTCCTGCCGCTGGGACTGCGGGCGCTGCGCAAGGTTGAGCAGATTGTGCGCCAGGAAATGAACCGCGCGGGCGCGATTGAGGTGCTGATGCCGGCACTGCAACCGCCTGAAATCTGGCAGCAAACGGGCCGATATGAAACCGCGGCCGACGTTCTCTACAAGGTCCGGGACCGCGCGAAGAAGGAATGGGTGCTCAGCCCAACCGCGGAGGAAGTCATCACCACCCTTGCGGCCAGCGAACTCAATTCCTACCGCCAGATGCCCGTGAATTTCTACCAGATCAGCATCAAGTTCCGGGATGAAATCCGTCCGCGTTTCGGCCTCATGCGCGCGAAGGAATTTATCATGAAGGACGCCTACAGCTTTGATGTCAGCGATGACGCGGCGATGGGAAGTTATCGCAGGATGTATGACGCGTACGCGCGGATTTTCAAGCGCTGCGGCCTTAAGAGTTTCCCCGTGGAAGCCGACACTGGCGTCATTGGCGGCAACTATTCCCACGAGTTCATGGTGCCCGCCGACACGGGCGAAAACGACGTGGTGTTCTGCGAAGGCTGCGGCTATGCCGCGAACGTTGAGAAAGCGTCGAGCGGAGTTCCCCCGACCGCAGCTCGCGAAATCGGAGCGGCGATCGAGAAATTTCCAACGCCAGGTGTTGTGACCATCGAAGCGTTGTCGAAGGCTCCCTACAGCGTAGCCGCAAATCGGCAGATCAAAACGCTTGTTTACATCGCCGACAGCAAACCTGTGCTGGTGTTGATTCGCGGCGACGATCAGCTCAACGAAGCCAAACTCGCGGGCGTGCTTGGAACAACGATTTTCCGTCCCGCCGAAGCCGAGGAAATCTTTGCAGCGCTCGGCGCGCATCCAGGAAGCCTGGGTGCCATCGCGGTTTCGAAGCACAGCGTATTCGCCGATGAACGTCTGCGCGGCGCCAATGAAATGACCACAGGCGCGAACGAGGATGGCTTTCATTATCGCAACGTGTCTATGGAGCGCGACATTGCGGTGACCCGTTGGGCGGATTTGCGCACCGTAAAGGCAGGCGAGCCTTGTGCGAAATGCGGAAAGCCACTGAAGGTGCAGCGCGCAATCGAGGTCGGGCATGTGTTCAAGCTCGGCACGCAATACAGCGAAGCGCTGAACGCCCAGTTCCTTGCCGAGGACGGGCAAAGGCATCCCTGCGTCATGGGCTGCTATGGCATCGGAATCACGCGCACTTTGCAGGCTGTGATCGAGCAGAGCAATGACAAGGATGGCATCGTGTGGCCGATGAGCGTCGCACCCTACACGGTTTGCATCACGCCGCTCAGCGTCGCGCCCGACGGACCCGTGATGCAGCTTGCGGAAAAGATTTATGCCGAACTCGCGGCGCGCGGCGTGGACGTGCTCCTGGACGATCGCGACGAGCGTCCTGGATTCAAGTTCAAGGACGCTGACCTGGTGGGTTTTCCGATTCGCATTGCGATTGGCGAGAAATCCCTTGCGAAGGGGGAAATCGAGATCAAGCCGCGAAGCGGCGCGGTGACTTCGATCAAACCCGAGCAAGCTGTGGATCACGTTCTTGCACTGATGAACAGCGCACCCAACGCGTAA